The Synchiropus splendidus isolate RoL2022-P1 chromosome 1, RoL_Sspl_1.0, whole genome shotgun sequence genome includes a window with the following:
- the si:dkey-247m21.3 gene encoding 5-hydroxytryptamine receptor 4: MATASPEIFSKGFDSDFQQQEERQQEEFLSSLETTFLTAFLSIIIIMTAFGNLLVMVALCKDRHLRKKKTNYFIVSLAFADLLVALVVMPFAAIELTTGQWQYGESFCLVRTSLDVLLTTASILHLCCIALDRYYAICCQPLVYRHKMTPVRVAVMLSGCWIIPTFISFLPIMQSWNAIGIEDIVKRRAVAGGSNETSCVFIVNRPYALICSAVAFYVPLALMVLAYQRIYVTAMTHVRQIETLQRAEGSSSSEPVPIANSRMRVETKAAKTLAVIMGCFCLCWAPFFITNVVDPFIHYTVPWQLWTAWLWLGYINSGLNPFLYAFLNRAFRRAFLVILCCGDDRYARHGSFSYGHANRACSPPSINGTSMALRLSFLPNRSYSDNGRTILGNEKESQDSLGTL, from the exons ATGGCCACGGCATCACCAGAAAT TTTTTCGAAAGGTTTTGACTCAGATTTCCAACAACAGGAAGAAAGACAGCAAGAGGAATTCCTGAGCTCACTGGAGACAACCTTTCTGACCGCATTCCTctccatcattatcatcatgaCTGCATTTGGGAACCTGCTGGTGATGGTGGCGCTCTGCAAGGATCGACATCTTCG gaagaagaaaacaaactatTTCATAGTGTCGCTGGCTTTTGCTGACCTGCTGGTGGCGCTGGTCGTGATGCCCTTCGCTGCGATTGAGCTGACCACTGGTCAGTGGCAGTACGGAGAGAGTTTCTGCCTTGTTCGCACCTCACTGGATGTTTTATTGACTACTGCCTCCATCCTGCATCTCTGCTGCATCGCTCTTGACAG ATATTATGCCATCTGCTGCCAGCCACTGGTCTACAGACACAAGATGACCCCTGTTCGGGTCGCCGTGATGCTAAGCGGCTGTTGGATCATCCCCACTTTCATCTCCTTCCTGCCCATCATGCAAAGCTGGAACGCCATTGGCATCGAGGATATCGTGA AGAGGCGAGCCGTTGCTGGTGGCTCCAACGAGACAAGCTGTGTGTTCATCGTCAATCGACCGTACGCCCTGATCTGCTCTGCTGTGGCGTTCTACGTCCCATTGGCCCTCATGGTTTTAGCCTACCAGAGGATCTACGTCACTGCAATGACCCACGTGCGGCAGATAGAAACGCTGCAACGCGCCG AGGGCTCCTCGTCTTCGGAGCCAGTTCCTATCGCCAACAGCCGCATGCGAGTGGAGACAAAAGCGGCAAAGACTCTTGCTGTTATCATGGGCTGCTTTTGCCTGTGCTGGGCGCCCTTCTTCATCACCAATGTAGTGGACCCCTTCATCCACTACACGGTGCCGTGGCAACTGTGGACAGCCTGGCTGTGGCTGGGCTACATTAACTCGGGGTTGAACCCCTTCTTGTACGCCTTTCTGAATCGAGCGTTCCGGAGGGCGTTTCTGGTGATTCTATGTTGCGGTGATGACCGGTATGCTCGCCATGGGAGTTTCTCTTATGGACACGCCAACAGAGCGTGCTCACCCCCGTCCATCAATGGGACCTCCATGGCTCTAAG